ATTTTTGCATTAATACATGTATTTGTATTTACATCGCTTGTATATGTAGTAATTTCACCTTCTAGATCTTTTATAATTTCCTTATCTTTTGAGAACATAATATTAGCACGAGGTAATTTTTTTTCAGTGTCATAATAATCTAAAAGACCAGTATTTAAAAAATTTTTAAAATCTATCCCATTTTGTATTGTATTAACAACTACGAGTGTACTAAAATTACCTTGAGTTTGAATTATTTTAGTTTTTATATAAAAAGCAAGGGATGTTGTTTTGGCTGAACCAGCTGATGTACTAATAACAAACATTTTGTCAAAATCTTTTTTACTTGCATCTATATATGATTGAAAAATAGTTTCCCAGTTTTCGTACATTTTAACTGAGTATCCATAACCAAAACGATCATTCCAAATTTCTTTTAAAAACTGTTGTGCTATGTCTTTAGCTTCTTTTCCTATAGGGAGTTTTACATCCAAATCTTGTGGTATGATTTGAAATGTTTTTCCTCCATGAAGAAAAGAATAAATAGTTTTTAGTCCAGATAAGTTTACATTTACAACAGCATTTGCTTGTTGTGGTTCTATAGGGTCTAAAATATATGAACCATCATGGCTTGAATTTAAGTCTCCTGCTAACAATTCTGTTCCGTCAGGAAATGTTATCAAATCAGTTTCATAAATAATTCCTGAATTTGAGGTCCTTGCTTCTATAATTTTATATGCAGTTTCATAAGAAAGATTTTTTTTCTTTATTAATTTTTTTACTTGTTCTCCTATATAAAGTTCTTTTATTTGTATAGATGAACTTTTAGAAGCTTTTTTTGCTTCAGTTTCCATTTTAAGACCCTCACTAATATTAGATTCCATCATAGATACATCTAAATAAGTGCCTTTTGGGTTTACAATTCTTATGTCACGTTTATTTAAACTTAATGACGATGCAACATTTGGTAGAGCTTCAAATACTAATCTTTCTGGTGATAACACACTGTTATCAAAGATAGTTCTACTTAAGATACTTCCATCAGCAGCAATTTTTATAGCACCATAATTTTTAGCCCAACAAGATTGCCATAATAATTCTCTAAATCTTTCAACACTACCTTTTATAATAAGATATGCATGAAATCCACCTGTATCATATAAATTTTCTTTTGTATCTTTTTTTATAACTAAAGATGATGTTGATGGAGATATTAGCATTTGTATATTTTTAAATATAGGATCAATATTTATTAGTGTATTTAAATAGTCCAATGGTGATTTAATTTTTATTAATCCTTCAAAATAATCATAATCAAGCATAATTAAATTATATTCGTCATTCCATTTAAAGTTTTCTTTAGAACGTGCAAGTTCTTTTGATCTAGATTTGGGAGCAATAGCACCTTTTAAATTAGTTTTGTGGATACCAAGGCCAATTGCTTCAAATTTTGTTATATGAAGTAAATGTTTTTTTAGTTGTAAAAGGTCATTTATTTTTAATGTATTAAATGTACCTTCTGAAAAATATGCATTTGAATATTTAGTTCCATCTTCATCAATAGTTTTATTTAATGGAGATTTACTTTTAAATTTTGTAAAGAGAATAGAAGGTTTTTTATTTTTTATAGTTCGTTCTTTATCAAGTTTTGCATCTAGTTCAAATAAATTTGCTTCCATTTATACTCCAATATTGTATGGTCTTATTTTAGCTAATATAAAATGTTAATAGACTTTATTTTTAGTTATTATCGATCAAAGAATATAAATCTTTTATATATATAAAGAAAGTATAAAAGATATGTAAAAATTTATTATAATTATATTTTTTAGTATATAAATTGATATATCTTTTCGAATACTTTTACTTCTTTATAGGTGACAATTTTCTCATCGTTGTTATTGTAAATTTAATTAATTTTTTTGATATTAAATCCTTAGCTTGTAAATATAATAATATAGTCCATTTAAATTTAAAATAATTATAATGAAGCCTAGATACTATAGAATAGGGGACTCAATGAAGTTTGTTTTAGCTATAATTGCATTATCAAACATGAGAAATTAACATAAATAATAAAAAGAAATAAATGAAGAAAATAAATAGAAGTAATAAAAATGATAAAATGAAATATTTGAAGATATTATTATCTCAAAAAGGTTTTACTCTAAAAGATTTAAAATGTGAAGCTGCTTTAATGATTTGTTGTATGTTAATTGATAACTATTTAATTATTGAAAAAGAAGGAAAATCTTCAGCTGTTATTAAAGGTGTTACTACTAATGATGTAAAAGTAATATTTGAAATGATGGAAAATTTTCAAGCTTCTTTATATGAGAATGTTCTTAGTACAGAAGAATTACAGGTGATCATAGATAATAAAAGTAAAAGCCAAAAGAGTTTAATAAAATATAAATTAATAGAACCATTAGCATATTTTTATAATGTAGGTGTTAATAGATTAAAATCTAAAATAATAGAACAAAATGGAAGTGATACTAATATCTTATGGATACCAGAATTAATTGCTATTACATTAATCCAAGATATGATAGAAGAGGGTTATATATTTACTAAATTTCCTTTCCTAGAAGAAATAGATTTTACAAGGTTATTTGATATTTATATTAAAACAAATTCAAAAATAAAACAAACAGAATCAATTAAACTTTTTTCAAAAGAGAATAAAACAATTATAAGTAAGATGCAAAATGTTTCTAATAGTATTGCAAGTGCTTTAATTAATTGTAAATATAAGTAAAAGGGACTGTAAATAATTTCATTAATGAAATTAAATCTAGCTACTTATAATCTGAGAACTTCATTGAATAACAAACAAGACTTTTCTATTTTTACTATATTAAACTAGTTTAAAAACTAATTATCTGAGATAATTTCAAAAATTTCTATTTTTTTATATGAAATTCTCTTTTTATAAGTTATTAGTTCAATTAAAATTAGGCATTAGAACTAATTTAACAATATTATAAAGATGTAATCAAATAGTATAGATTAAACAAGATTGTATTACAACTTTATTAAGTCTACAATACAATTCTAATTATATATTACAGCAATGCAAAAAGAATAAAAAAGAATAAAAAATAACTAAAATAAGACATAAATACTTATTAAATTTATGGACTATAATAGTATTACTTTTTATCAATAACTCCACATATAAAAGTACTTTAAATACCATGATAAAATATAGATAAAAAAGCAACTTTTATAAGCCATATAATAGATGATATATATTGTAATCACTACTTGCATTTTTTGCTTTTTGTTATAAACTGATATATAGCTTAATTACTGAATTTTTACTGAATTTTTACTGACTTTTTACTGAATTTTTACTGACTTTTTACTGAATTTTTTATCTGTCTAGCTACCGTAAAACCTATGTTCTTATGTTTTATTTGAGAAAAAACCTAAAAAAACTTGGAAAAAACTTGGAAAAAACTTGGAAAAAACTTGAAAAAAACTTGAAAAAAACTTGGAAAAAATACACCTCTTTTTGTATGTCTTTTAAAATCAATATAAATACAATTTTATAAAGTACCATTTAATGGGAGTTCTTAGTTTTAATATTTTACTTATTATCTATATAAATATTGCTTTTTTATTAGTTTAATTCTTTTTATATACAATTTATTATTTATAGTATTTTGTTTATACAATTTATTTCTATTCTTAAAGAATTATTAACCACTAAAAACTCTATTCTTAAAGTGTTATTGGTGGAAGCTTAAGTAAAATTAACAAAAAGCATTAAAAATTACTTTTAATATTATTTATGATGTATTTACATAATTATCTAATTTTCCCATAAAAGGATTATTTTAGTAATATTTATACTTAATATTGTATAGATTTAATATGATTTTAGGCATTAATTTAATGCAAAAAAGATAGCAAAATATAAGAGTTAAATTATGTTAGATATGAAAAGTAGAAAAAATAGTTGATTTTAAGAGTAAAAATATTGATTTTAATAGCTCACTTTTGTATGTATTTTTCTTAATTAAACTAAGTTTTTAGAGCTTCAATTCTTAATCTTTATTTTGTTTGATTAATGGTGCAATTAGTTTTAGAATATATATAAAAATAATTTATTCTTTCCTTTTATATTTGATGAGAACAGAAGAGTTTCATTTGAGTAAAAATATCAAATAGTGCATGCTCTGATTTTACTAACTATTTTGAAGTAGTATTGAATTTAAAATGATTGGATTTAATTTAATTGTATCAAACTAATTTGAAAAAGTATCGTTGGTATTTGTAGTTACTAGTGATATTGTAAATCTTGTTTGAGATAAAGTTCTTACAATACATCTTACGCAGATTCTAATAAAAGAATCTTCAATTAATCAAAACACTAAAGAAGATTTTAAAAGAGTATAAAAGAAAATTAAATACTTAATATGTTTTATTTCATAATCTATATTTAAAGATATCAATATTCATCAATGGTATATAGAAGAGGGCAGAGGAAATTATAAATATAAAAAGTTTAGAATTGAGAGACTTTTCAATAAATTATATCAAGTTTAAAAAGATATCCTATCTATACTATATAAATAATAAAGGTTCTTTAATGGATAGTGATAGTAAAACAAAAATAATATCGATTGATTATTTAAAAGCTAACATAGAAGATATTGACAAAATCAAAAATAAAAACTTTTCAAAAGCAATTTTCTTTTCTTAAATAATCAGCATTCCAAATCAATCAAGGTTTCTTTAATTAAGAGTTTTACATTTTCTTTATAAAGCATACAGATATTAGGGGCATAACGTGTAAATATATGTTACATAATAGTAATTCTTTACACATATATAATACCTATACAGATATTAGAGGTATAATTGTTGATTGTTGCAGATATTAGGGGCATAATTTAAGTCCTATGCAGATATTAGAGGTATAATTTCTCTTTAAGTTAGATTGTATGAAGATATCAGAGGTATAATTTTGATTGTATACAGATATTATTGGAGTAACCTACAGCTGAGGGGCTGTTCAAAAATCCGTGTCAAACTGGTAAAATAAAAAATACCAAAGGACACAAAGATGAAGTACTAAGCTCTTTAATTAAACAACTTACAGAAGCTGCATTTGCAGCTGAAATAGATTTTCATCTAACACAAGATTTAAATAAGAAAAATCAAACTAGTATGACAGGAGAAATAGAAGAAAAAATTCTTGCTCTTTATTCTCATAGAAATAGTTATTCTCAAATATCAAAACTAATAGAAGATATTTATAGTGTAGGCTTTTCTAAGGGTGCAATTAGAGCTGTTACTGATAAAATCATACCAATGCTTCAAGAATGGAAAATAAGACCACTAGAAGAAGTTTATCCCTTTATATTTTTAGATGCAATTCACTACAAAGTTAAAGAGGATAGGAAATATATATCTAAAGCCTTTTATACAGTCTTAGGAGTTGGAGTTGATGGGAAAAAAGAAATACTTGGACTCTATCTCAATGAAAGTGAAGGAGCTAAGTTCTGGTTGCAAGTTCTAACAGATTTAAATAACCGTGGAGTACAAGATATACTTATTGCATCAGTTGATGGACTCAACGGCTTTCCTGAAGCTATTAATTCAGTATTTCCTAATACTGAAGTACAACTTTGTATTGTTCATCAAATAAGAAATTCTTTAAGATTTATAGAATCAGCAAATCAAAAACAATTTGCAAAAGAATTAAAATCAGTTTATCAAGCTTTCACAAAAGAAGAAGCCGAAATAGAACTTGATAAGTTAGAAGAGAAATGGGGTAAGAAATATCCTATTGTATTTACTTCTTGGAGAAATAAATGGGAAAATTTATCAGTTTATTTCCAATATCCTGAAGATATTAGAAGAGTAATTTATACAACAAATATCATTGAATCAGTTCACAGACAATTTAGAACTCTTACTAAAACAAAAGGTGGTTTCCCTAACGATAATAGCTTACTTAAATTACTATTTATGGGTATTCAAAATGCTACAAAAAGGTGGACAATGCCAGTGAGAAATTGGAGTTTAACAATTTCTCAGCTCTCAATATATTTTGAGGGAAGACTAGATAAAACATTAAATTTATGATTCAATTTTAGGAATTACTAGATGACTGACATAGATTAATGAACACTCCCACTACTAACTATGAAAAATCTATTATCACAGTACTGCCATTTTTTAATGTTTTCTATTATAATTTTTTATTTTTAATCCAGTTTTCATACCTTTTGGTATAGTCACATTTTCCAAACTTTCAATTCTAATATGATAATTTCTAAGTCTTTGCAAATCTGCTGTCATTATTTGCTTATTATGATAGTTCCTTATTCTTCCATAAAGAGGTATTGATAATATAAATTCATTCTTTTTTCTATTAATAAATTCAATTTTATTCCATTTCTGTAAGTTATAATCAGGAATAAGAATATCAATATTGGTACTAGCCCAACCAAGAGGAATAAGGGTAATTTTAAACTTGAAATATTGATTTTTTATCTTATTAATTAAGTTATCACTACTGATTCCTTTATTAATATAATCAGAAATTCTTTTTTCTTCTTTAGTTTCTTTAGAATATTTTATACCATTATCTATCCATAACTCAAAATTAACCTTTGATCCCCAAAAAT
This sequence is a window from Poseidonibacter antarcticus. Protein-coding genes within it:
- a CDS encoding IS256 family transposase, which translates into the protein MFKNPCQTGKIKNTKGHKDEVLSSLIKQLTEAAFAAEIDFHLTQDLNKKNQTSMTGEIEEKILALYSHRNSYSQISKLIEDIYSVGFSKGAIRAVTDKIIPMLQEWKIRPLEEVYPFIFLDAIHYKVKEDRKYISKAFYTVLGVGVDGKKEILGLYLNESEGAKFWLQVLTDLNNRGVQDILIASVDGLNGFPEAINSVFPNTEVQLCIVHQIRNSLRFIESANQKQFAKELKSVYQAFTKEEAEIELDKLEEKWGKKYPIVFTSWRNKWENLSVYFQYPEDIRRVIYTTNIIESVHRQFRTLTKTKGGFPNDNSLLKLLFMGIQNATKRWTMPVRNWSLTISQLSIYFEGRLDKTLNL